A window from Streptomyces sp. NBC_00299 encodes these proteins:
- the glyA gene encoding serine hydroxymethyltransferase, with protein MAANPSITTSASPLSLPLRELDPDVAAAVGAELHRQQSTLEMIASENFAPAAVMEAQGSVLTNKYAEGYPGRRYYGGCEHVDVVEQLAIARVKELFGAQAANVQPHSGAQANAAAMFALLDPGDTILGLDLAHGGHLTHGMRINYSGKLYNVVPYHVRESDLRIDMDEVEQLALAHRPKMIVAGWSAYPRRLDFAAFRRIADAVGAYLMVDMAHFAGLVAAGLHPNPVPYADVVTTTTHKTLGGPRGGVILSRADLAKKINSAVFPGQQGGPLEHVIAAKAVAFKVAAGEEFKERQQRTLDGARILAGRLLADDVAEAGITVLTGGTEVHLVLVDLRHSALDGKQAEDRLHRVGITVNRNAVPFDPRPPMVSSGLRIGTPALATRGFGAAEFREVADIIAEALKDEQFRDEHAGLLRERVEKLAGAFPLYPHLDGATA; from the coding sequence ATGGCAGCGAACCCGTCGATCACCACGTCCGCCTCCCCCCTCTCCCTCCCGCTGCGCGAGCTCGACCCGGATGTCGCCGCCGCCGTCGGCGCGGAGCTCCACCGCCAGCAGTCCACGCTGGAGATGATCGCCTCGGAGAACTTCGCCCCGGCCGCCGTCATGGAGGCCCAGGGCTCGGTGCTGACCAACAAGTACGCCGAGGGCTACCCGGGCCGTCGCTACTACGGCGGCTGCGAACACGTCGACGTCGTCGAGCAGTTGGCCATCGCCCGGGTGAAGGAGCTGTTCGGCGCCCAGGCCGCGAACGTGCAGCCGCACTCGGGCGCCCAGGCCAACGCGGCCGCGATGTTCGCGCTGCTCGACCCGGGCGACACGATCCTCGGCCTCGACCTGGCGCACGGCGGTCACCTGACCCACGGCATGCGCATCAACTACTCCGGCAAGCTGTACAACGTCGTGCCGTACCACGTGCGCGAGTCCGACCTGCGGATCGACATGGACGAGGTCGAGCAGCTCGCCCTGGCCCACCGGCCGAAGATGATCGTCGCCGGCTGGTCGGCCTATCCCCGGCGGCTGGACTTCGCGGCGTTCCGGCGGATCGCCGACGCGGTGGGCGCGTACCTGATGGTGGACATGGCGCACTTCGCCGGCCTGGTGGCCGCGGGCCTGCACCCGAACCCGGTGCCCTACGCCGACGTCGTGACGACCACCACGCACAAGACCCTCGGCGGCCCGCGCGGCGGGGTGATCCTCAGCCGTGCCGACCTGGCCAAGAAGATCAACTCGGCGGTCTTCCCGGGTCAGCAGGGTGGCCCGCTGGAGCATGTCATCGCGGCGAAGGCGGTGGCCTTCAAGGTGGCGGCGGGCGAGGAGTTCAAGGAACGCCAGCAGCGCACCCTGGACGGCGCCCGCATCCTCGCCGGCCGGCTGCTGGCCGACGACGTGGCCGAGGCCGGGATCACCGTGCTGACCGGCGGCACCGAGGTCCACCTGGTCCTCGTCGACCTGCGCCACTCCGCGCTCGACGGGAAGCAGGCCGAGGACCGGCTGCACCGCGTCGGCATCACCGTCAACCGCAACGCGGTCCCGTTCGACCCGCGCCCGCCGATGGTCTCGTCGGGGCTGCGGATCGGCACCCCGGCCCTGGCCACCCGGGGTTTCGGGGCGGCGGAGTTCCGGGAGGTCGCCGACATCATCGCCGAGGCCCTCAAGGACGAGCAGTTCCGCGACGAGCACGCGGGCCTGCTGCGCGAGCGGGTCGAGAAGCTCGCCGGCGCGTTCCCCCTGTACCCCCACCTCGACGGAGCCACGGCATGA
- a CDS encoding GntR family transcriptional regulator — protein sequence MQNVATAPRGEEVSLAERAYRAIRDRLVMLEIRPGAPINEDQLAQSLGVGRTPVREALKRLQYERLITTYPRRGTFATDVNITDLAHISEVRLELEPLAAAQAARRATAADRAVLTALRVELESEGPRQRAAAELMHLDLQVHRAIYAATHNPYLEDTLVRHDNLATRIWCLFVDRLSDMAGHVEEHGPLVEAIIAGDPDKAAQLARSHVEGFERAIRDAI from the coding sequence ATGCAGAACGTGGCGACCGCGCCCAGGGGCGAGGAAGTGTCCCTGGCCGAGCGGGCCTACCGCGCCATTCGCGACCGGCTCGTCATGCTCGAGATCCGCCCGGGCGCGCCGATCAACGAGGACCAGCTGGCCCAGTCGCTCGGTGTCGGCCGGACGCCGGTGCGTGAGGCGCTCAAGCGGCTCCAGTACGAGCGGCTCATCACCACCTACCCCCGACGCGGCACCTTCGCCACCGACGTCAACATCACCGACCTGGCCCACATCTCCGAGGTGCGCCTGGAACTGGAGCCCCTGGCCGCCGCCCAGGCCGCACGCCGCGCGACGGCCGCGGACCGGGCCGTCCTGACGGCCCTGCGGGTGGAGCTGGAGAGCGAGGGGCCCCGGCAGCGCGCCGCCGCCGAGCTCATGCACCTGGACCTTCAGGTCCACCGAGCGATCTACGCCGCCACGCACAATCCGTACCTGGAGGACACTCTCGTCCGCCACGACAATCTGGCGACCCGCATCTGGTGCCTGTTCGTCGACCGGCTGTCCGACATGGCCGGCCATGTCGAGGAGCACGGACCGCTGGTCGAGGCGATCATCGCCGGGGACCCCGACAAAGCGGCGCAGCTCGCCCGCAGCCATGTCGAGGGCTTCGAACGGGCCATCCGCGACGCCATCTGA
- a CDS encoding EamA family transporter — protein MRTRPAPASAAALAPVPASTPAPASSPPVPLDGPAQSGGRLAGVATMIGSGLSTQTGAAIGSLAFPVLGPIGVVAVRQYVAAVVLLAVSRPRLRSFTWSQWWPVAALAVVFGTMNLSLYSSIERVGLGLAVTLEFLGPLTIALATSRRRVDVCCALIAAAGVITLMRPQPTTDYVGLALGLLAAACWASYILLNRTVGRRIPGAQGAAAASGISALMFLPVGVVIAVQHPPTAGALACAVAAGLLSSAVPYLADLFTLRHVPARAFGLFMSVNPVLAAVVGLIGLGQDLGGPEWASIGAIVAANALSILTSRD, from the coding sequence ATGCGCACCCGCCCAGCACCCGCGTCCGCCGCCGCGCTCGCGCCTGTTCCCGCGTCCACGCCCGCTCCGGCGTCCTCGCCTCCGGTTCCGCTCGACGGCCCCGCGCAGAGCGGCGGGCGTCTCGCCGGTGTGGCCACGATGATCGGCAGCGGACTGTCCACCCAGACCGGCGCCGCGATCGGCTCCCTCGCCTTCCCCGTCCTCGGCCCGATCGGTGTCGTCGCCGTGCGCCAGTACGTCGCCGCCGTCGTCCTGCTGGCCGTGAGCAGGCCGAGGCTGCGCTCGTTCACCTGGAGTCAGTGGTGGCCGGTCGCCGCGCTGGCCGTGGTGTTCGGCACCATGAACCTCTCGCTGTACTCGTCGATCGAGCGCGTCGGCCTGGGCCTGGCCGTGACGCTGGAGTTCCTCGGCCCTCTCACCATCGCCCTGGCCACGTCGCGCCGCCGCGTGGACGTGTGCTGCGCGCTGATCGCCGCGGCCGGTGTCATCACCCTCATGCGTCCGCAGCCCACGACCGACTACGTGGGGCTGGCGCTGGGCCTGCTGGCCGCCGCCTGCTGGGCGTCGTACATCCTGCTCAACCGCACCGTCGGCCGGCGCATCCCCGGCGCCCAGGGCGCGGCGGCCGCGTCCGGCATCTCCGCCCTGATGTTCCTGCCGGTCGGCGTGGTCATCGCCGTGCAGCACCCGCCCACGGCCGGCGCCCTTGCCTGCGCCGTCGCCGCCGGGCTCCTGTCCTCGGCCGTGCCGTACCTCGCGGACCTGTTCACCCTCCGGCACGTCCCGGCCCGGGCCTTCGGACTGTTCATGAGCGTCAACCCGGTCCTCGCGGCCGTGGTCGGGCTGATCGGTCTGGGGCAGGACCTGGGCGGGCCGGAGTGGGCGAGCATCGGCGCCATCGTCGCCGCCAACGCGCTGAGCATCCTCACGTCACGGGACTGA
- a CDS encoding LysR family transcriptional regulator: MDRATDLELRQLRCLVAIVDEGTFTDAAIALGVSQAAVSRSLASLERALGVRLLRRTSREVTPTGTGLRVLAHARRVLGEVDDLVREAASGHARLRMGYAWAALGRHTPAFQRRWAAANPGTDLQLVRVNSATAGLVEGACDLSVVRRPVDDRRFETAIVGLERRLCAVAADDPLARRRSVRLADLSGRTLLVDRRTGTTTTDLWPPDSRPATEETHDVDDWLTVISTGRCVGMTAEATAHQYPRPGVVYRPLRDAEPIAVRLAWWRDDPPPAAQAAIELLTALYRGD; encoded by the coding sequence ATGGATCGAGCCACGGATCTGGAGCTGCGGCAGCTGCGCTGTCTCGTCGCGATCGTCGACGAGGGCACGTTCACCGACGCCGCGATCGCCCTCGGCGTCTCCCAGGCGGCCGTCTCCCGCTCGTTGGCCTCACTCGAACGCGCCCTGGGCGTACGGCTGTTGCGGCGGACCTCCCGCGAGGTGACGCCGACGGGCACCGGACTGAGGGTCCTGGCGCACGCCCGGCGCGTGCTCGGCGAGGTGGACGACCTGGTCCGGGAGGCCGCCTCCGGGCACGCCAGGCTGCGGATGGGCTACGCCTGGGCGGCGCTCGGCAGGCACACCCCGGCGTTCCAGCGTCGCTGGGCCGCCGCCAACCCCGGAACCGACCTGCAGCTCGTCCGCGTCAACTCGGCCACCGCGGGGCTCGTGGAAGGCGCCTGCGATCTGTCCGTCGTGCGCAGGCCGGTGGACGACCGGCGGTTCGAGACCGCCATCGTCGGACTGGAGCGGCGCCTGTGCGCCGTGGCCGCCGACGATCCGCTGGCCCGGCGCCGCTCGGTCCGGCTGGCCGACCTGAGCGGCCGTACCCTCCTCGTCGACCGTCGCACGGGTACCACGACGACCGATCTGTGGCCGCCCGACTCGCGTCCGGCGACCGAGGAGACGCACGACGTCGACGACTGGCTCACGGTGATCTCCACCGGCCGCTGCGTCGGCATGACCGCCGAGGCCACCGCCCACCAGTACCCGCGCCCCGGTGTCGTCTACCGGCCGCTCAGGGACGCCGAACCCATCGCCGTACGGCTGGCCTGGTGGCGCGACGACCCGCCTCCCGCAGCGCAGGCGGCGATCGAACTGCTCACAGCGCTCTACCGGGGCGACTGA
- a CDS encoding HAD family hydrolase, which produces MHSPLTPDVAREVLAPALRDVRAVVFDTDGVITDSARVHAAAWKVAFDGYLHAHPPEDPGQRRPFDAGDDYLRHVDGKSRLDGAAAFLAARGIDASDETVRAVAEDKERLFTERLREHGVDSYPGTVRLVKALRAAGVPRAAASASRHAGELLERAGVLDLFDALVDGGEAARLGLAGKPEPDLFLEAVRRLGAPAGQAVVVEDALAGVEAGRRGGFGLVVGVDRAAGADTGARLLRHGADIVVRDLGELCAGGAPT; this is translated from the coding sequence ATGCACTCACCCCTCACCCCGGACGTGGCGCGCGAGGTGCTCGCCCCCGCTCTGCGCGACGTGCGCGCCGTCGTCTTCGACACCGACGGAGTGATCACCGACTCGGCCCGGGTGCACGCAGCCGCGTGGAAGGTGGCCTTCGACGGCTACCTGCACGCCCACCCGCCCGAGGACCCCGGTCAGCGCCGCCCCTTCGACGCGGGGGACGACTATCTGCGCCACGTGGACGGCAAGTCCCGCCTCGACGGTGCCGCGGCATTTCTCGCCGCACGCGGCATCGACGCGTCGGACGAGACGGTGCGGGCCGTCGCCGAGGACAAGGAGCGCCTCTTCACCGAGAGGCTGCGCGAGCACGGCGTCGATTCCTACCCGGGGACCGTACGGCTGGTGAAGGCCTTGCGCGCGGCGGGCGTGCCCCGCGCGGCGGCCTCCGCCTCCCGGCACGCGGGTGAGCTGCTGGAGCGGGCCGGGGTGCTCGACCTGTTCGACGCCCTGGTGGACGGCGGTGAGGCGGCCCGCCTGGGGCTCGCGGGCAAGCCGGAGCCCGACCTCTTCCTGGAGGCGGTCCGCCGGCTCGGCGCCCCCGCCGGTCAGGCCGTCGTCGTCGAGGACGCCCTGGCGGGCGTGGAGGCGGGTCGGCGCGGCGGATTCGGCCTGGTGGTCGGCGTGGACCGGGCCGCGGGTGCGGACACCGGGGCGCGGCTGCTGCGGCACGGCGCCGACATCGTCGTCCGGGACCTCGGAGAACTGTGTGCGGGAGGAGCGCCGACGTGA
- a CDS encoding glycoside hydrolase family 65 protein yields the protein MDRSLEAAEGADLVPSAEEAELISKADGTDLGSEVDGTGWSWEYAGYKPGDERLRESLCTLGNGYFASRGALPECAADEIHYPGTYVAGIYNRLTSKVAGRRVENEDMVNVPNWLPLRFRVPGGDWIRPDTANVLDHRLMLHLSVGLLERRTRYGLGDDDVLTVRQQRMVHMGDPHLAALRTEFTAEGFSGPLEVEAALDGGVTNSGVARYRDLDGRHLTHIHSGTSAPDTVWLRCRTRTSDVRIGIASRLTTDADVPVTISHERPYAFQRLTIDLTPGRTVTVDKTVALHTSRDPAISDPLHAAVDRVGSAPGFDALVGSHLTAWAQLWRRAALDVPGESGRILRLHLFHVLQTLSPHTADLDVGVPARGLHGEAYRGHVFWDELFVLPYLNMHFPEVSRALLRHRHRRLEQARTSARAAGHKGAMYPWQSGSDGREETQQLHLNPRSGRWLPDHSRLQHHVGSAIAYNVWQYCEASGDMEFLHTKGAEMLLQIARFWADKAVYDDSLGRHRIKGVVGPDEYHEAYPDAGAPGLDDNAYTNVTAAWVLARTLELLENLPEPRRRELAERTGLDGSELERWDDVSRTLHVPFHEDVISQFAGYGDLAELDWHGYRGQYGDIRRLDRILEAEGDTVNRYQASKQADVLMLGYLFAPSELGSLFHRLGVRLDEHMWQRTVDYYMHRTSHGSTLSGLVHGWVLARCRRSEAWTFVQEALQGDIADVQGGTTGEGIHLGAMAGTLDLVQRGLTGLETRGGALWLDPVPLPELSSYGFPLRYQGHWGVRLRLERGLLEIEVPSSDASPIDVRLPGRGVTLQPGDTGRLVLRD from the coding sequence ATGGATCGGAGTCTGGAGGCCGCCGAGGGAGCCGACCTGGTCCCGTCGGCCGAAGAAGCGGAGCTGATCTCGAAGGCCGATGGAACGGATCTCGGCTCGGAGGTCGACGGAACGGGCTGGAGCTGGGAGTACGCGGGCTACAAGCCCGGCGACGAACGACTCCGGGAGTCGCTGTGCACGCTCGGCAACGGCTACTTCGCCAGCCGGGGCGCGCTCCCCGAGTGCGCCGCCGACGAGATCCACTATCCGGGGACGTATGTGGCCGGCATCTACAACCGGCTCACCTCCAAGGTGGCGGGCCGCCGGGTCGAGAACGAGGACATGGTCAATGTCCCGAACTGGCTGCCCCTGCGCTTCCGCGTCCCCGGCGGGGACTGGATCCGCCCCGACACCGCGAACGTGCTCGACCACCGGCTGATGCTGCACCTGTCCGTGGGGCTGCTGGAACGCCGCACGCGGTACGGTCTCGGCGACGACGATGTACTGACGGTGCGTCAGCAGCGGATGGTGCACATGGGCGACCCTCATCTGGCCGCGCTGCGCACCGAGTTCACGGCCGAGGGATTCTCCGGCCCGCTGGAAGTGGAGGCAGCCCTGGACGGGGGCGTCACCAACTCCGGCGTGGCCCGCTACCGGGACCTCGACGGCCGCCATCTGACCCACATCCACAGCGGCACCTCCGCACCGGACACGGTCTGGCTGCGCTGCCGCACCCGCACCTCCGACGTCCGGATCGGCATCGCCTCCCGGCTGACCACCGACGCCGACGTTCCGGTCACGATCAGCCACGAACGGCCGTACGCCTTCCAACGGTTGACGATCGACCTGACGCCCGGCCGTACCGTCACCGTCGACAAGACCGTCGCCCTGCACACCTCGCGCGACCCGGCGATCAGCGACCCGCTGCACGCCGCCGTCGACCGGGTGGGCAGCGCTCCCGGCTTCGACGCGCTGGTCGGGTCGCACCTCACGGCCTGGGCCCAGCTCTGGCGCCGGGCCGCGCTCGACGTCCCCGGCGAGTCGGGCCGCATCCTGCGGCTGCACCTCTTCCACGTCCTGCAGACGCTCTCCCCGCACACCGCCGACCTAGACGTGGGCGTCCCCGCCCGCGGACTGCACGGCGAGGCCTACCGCGGCCATGTCTTCTGGGACGAGCTGTTCGTGCTGCCCTACCTCAACATGCACTTCCCGGAGGTCTCCCGCGCCCTGCTCCGCCACCGCCACCGACGCCTCGAACAGGCCCGCACCAGCGCCAGGGCGGCGGGCCACAAGGGCGCGATGTACCCCTGGCAGAGCGGCAGCGACGGCCGTGAGGAGACCCAGCAGCTCCATCTCAACCCGCGCTCGGGACGCTGGCTGCCCGACCACTCCCGGCTCCAGCATCACGTCGGCTCGGCGATCGCGTACAACGTGTGGCAGTACTGCGAGGCGAGCGGCGACATGGAGTTCCTGCACACCAAGGGCGCCGAGATGCTGCTGCAGATCGCCCGCTTCTGGGCGGACAAGGCCGTCTACGACGACAGCCTGGGCCGCCACCGCATCAAGGGTGTCGTCGGCCCCGACGAGTACCACGAGGCGTACCCGGACGCCGGCGCCCCCGGCCTGGACGACAACGCCTACACCAACGTCACGGCGGCCTGGGTGCTCGCCCGCACACTCGAACTGCTGGAGAACCTCCCCGAGCCCCGCCGGCGCGAACTCGCCGAGCGCACCGGCCTGGACGGCAGCGAGCTCGAACGGTGGGACGACGTCTCGCGCACCCTCCACGTCCCGTTCCACGAAGACGTCATCAGCCAGTTCGCGGGTTACGGTGACCTGGCCGAGCTCGACTGGCACGGCTATCGCGGCCAGTACGGCGACATCCGGCGGCTGGACCGGATCCTGGAGGCCGAGGGTGACACCGTCAACCGCTACCAGGCCTCGAAACAGGCCGACGTCCTGATGCTCGGCTACCTCTTCGCACCGTCCGAACTGGGCAGTCTGTTCCATCGGTTGGGCGTCCGGCTGGACGAGCACATGTGGCAGCGCACCGTCGACTACTACATGCACCGCACCAGCCACGGGTCCACCCTCAGCGGCCTGGTCCACGGCTGGGTCCTGGCCCGGTGCCGGCGCAGCGAGGCGTGGACGTTCGTCCAGGAGGCCCTCCAGGGCGACATCGCCGACGTCCAGGGCGGCACCACCGGCGAGGGCATCCACCTCGGCGCCATGGCCGGCACCCTCGACCTCGTCCAGCGCGGACTGACCGGCCTGGAGACCCGCGGCGGCGCCCTGTGGCTGGACCCCGTGCCGCTGCCCGAACTGTCCTCCTACGGATTCCCCCTGCGCTACCAGGGCCACTGGGGCGTGCGGCTGCGCCTGGAGCGCGGGCTGCTGGAGATCGAAGTTCCGTCCTCCGACGCCTCACCGATCGACGTACGGCTGCCGGGCCGCGGGGTGACGCTGCAGCCGGGGGACACAGGACGGTTGGTGCTGCGCGACTGA
- a CDS encoding universal stress protein: protein MHGPVVVGVDGSPSSMAAVEIAAREAGLHGVGLRLVHAFGWPAAHIPHGGRPFEPHSAGMRELIDGTLTKAEQRAHELAPHIEITRDVVVGEPVTVLEIESRTASLAVVGSRGHNRFGALLLGSTAGHMAAHAACPVLVVRGRPDPDGAVLLAVDGSPAARGAVEFAFAVAAAHGTDLVALHAWSVRSERAYDSPADPPFVTYDEGRLRDEEERVLAEALGGLRERYPDVAVRRRLVRGRIRHTLVEASADAGLVVVGARGRGGFAGLLLGSVSQALLHHAQCPVAVVRSGGE, encoded by the coding sequence ATGCACGGCCCGGTTGTCGTAGGGGTGGACGGCTCGCCGTCGAGCATGGCGGCCGTGGAGATCGCGGCGCGCGAGGCCGGGCTGCACGGCGTGGGGCTGCGGCTGGTGCACGCCTTCGGCTGGCCGGCCGCGCACATCCCGCACGGCGGGCGGCCCTTCGAGCCGCACAGTGCCGGGATGCGCGAGCTGATCGACGGCACGCTCACCAAGGCCGAGCAGCGCGCCCACGAACTGGCGCCGCACATCGAGATCACGCGTGACGTCGTCGTGGGAGAACCGGTGACAGTGCTGGAGATCGAGTCGCGCACCGCGTCCCTTGCGGTGGTGGGAAGCCGGGGCCACAACCGCTTCGGCGCCCTCCTGCTCGGCTCCACCGCCGGTCACATGGCCGCCCACGCCGCCTGCCCCGTGCTGGTGGTGCGCGGCAGACCGGACCCGGACGGGGCCGTTCTCCTGGCCGTCGACGGTTCGCCCGCGGCCCGCGGAGCCGTCGAGTTCGCCTTCGCCGTGGCGGCCGCGCACGGCACCGACCTGGTGGCTCTGCACGCCTGGAGCGTCCGGTCCGAGCGCGCCTACGACAGCCCCGCCGACCCGCCCTTCGTGACGTACGACGAGGGCCGGCTGCGCGACGAGGAGGAGCGCGTGCTCGCCGAGGCGCTGGGCGGGCTGCGTGAGCGGTATCCCGACGTCGCCGTGCGGCGCAGGCTGGTGCGCGGCCGGATCCGCCACACCCTCGTCGAGGCCAGCGCCGACGCCGGGCTCGTCGTGGTCGGGGCACGCGGCCGGGGCGGGTTCGCCGGACTGCTCCTCGGCTCGGTCAGCCAGGCCCTGCTGCACCACGCGCAGTGCCCGGTCGCCGTCGTCCGGTCCGGCGGGGAGTGA
- the ppk2 gene encoding polyphosphate kinase 2, translated as MAGNKVEKLPRKVYEKELLRLQLELAKLQEWVRAEGARLVVVFEGRDAAGKGGTIKRVTEHLNPRIARIAALPKPTERERTQWYFQRYIGHLPAAGEIVLFDRSWYNRAGVENVMGFCSKEEYQLFLRQCPLFERMLVEDGILLRKYWFSVSDEEQQERFRRRLEDPLRRWKLSPMDLESVARWEEYSRAKDEMMVHTDITEAPWYVVESDDKRRARLNMIAHLLGSVAYEAVHPPELDLPERPESTGYRRPPRDLQNYVPDHAASL; from the coding sequence ATGGCCGGCAACAAGGTGGAGAAGCTGCCGCGCAAGGTCTACGAGAAGGAACTGCTGCGCCTGCAGTTGGAGTTGGCGAAACTGCAGGAGTGGGTGCGGGCCGAGGGCGCCCGGCTGGTCGTGGTCTTCGAGGGGCGGGACGCGGCGGGCAAGGGCGGCACGATCAAGCGGGTCACGGAGCACCTCAATCCCCGGATCGCGCGGATCGCGGCGCTGCCCAAGCCGACCGAGCGCGAGCGCACCCAGTGGTACTTCCAGCGGTACATCGGGCATCTGCCCGCTGCCGGGGAGATCGTCCTGTTCGACCGCAGCTGGTACAACCGCGCCGGTGTCGAGAACGTCATGGGCTTCTGCAGCAAGGAGGAGTACCAGCTCTTCCTGCGCCAGTGCCCCCTCTTCGAGCGGATGCTGGTGGAGGACGGGATCCTGCTGCGCAAGTACTGGTTCTCGGTGAGCGACGAGGAGCAGCAGGAACGCTTCCGGCGCCGCCTCGAGGATCCCCTGCGGCGCTGGAAGCTGTCCCCGATGGACCTGGAATCGGTCGCCCGCTGGGAGGAGTACTCGCGGGCGAAGGACGAGATGATGGTGCACACCGACATCACCGAGGCGCCCTGGTACGTCGTCGAGAGCGACGACAAGCGCCGGGCGCGGCTGAACATGATCGCCCACCTGCTGGGCTCCGTGGCGTACGAGGCCGTGCACCCGCCCGAGCTGGACCTGCCCGAGCGTCCGGAGTCGACCGGATACCGGCGGCCGCCGCGCGATCTGCAGAACTACGTCCCGGACCACGCGGCGAGCCTGTGA
- a CDS encoding DUF6479 family protein codes for MDTTWMDIAAARGALAVGLLVAGVVVVALLIGAFVLGARIRRRESRPPRPEEQPTLPAEGPVHEVREHREPAEVPKSDERITPHDLPAHGNIPSRTSPSQERPRWSEGGSGGR; via the coding sequence ATGGACACCACTTGGATGGACATCGCCGCAGCTCGGGGCGCGCTCGCCGTCGGGTTGCTCGTCGCCGGTGTGGTCGTCGTGGCGCTGCTGATCGGCGCCTTTGTCCTGGGCGCCCGGATCAGGCGCCGGGAATCGCGTCCGCCCCGCCCCGAGGAACAGCCGACGCTGCCCGCCGAGGGCCCGGTCCACGAGGTCCGGGAGCACCGGGAGCCCGCCGAGGTACCGAAGAGCGATGAGCGGATCACCCCGCACGACCTGCCCGCCCACGGCAACATTCCCTCCCGCACCAGCCCGTCGCAGGAACGCCCGCGCTGGAGCGAGGGCGGCAGCGGCGGTAGGTGA
- a CDS encoding ferredoxin: MTSTASQQELVQFLEDRFACAQACTECARTCALRASLVDPDAAEDQDIVRRKGILCAEVCDATCRVLSEQGRMDEGAEAAIRVQLEWTRTVCLECAHVFDRHPGAEDAAKACRDCARACTDFMSTLD, encoded by the coding sequence GTGACATCGACAGCATCCCAGCAAGAGCTCGTCCAGTTCCTCGAGGACCGCTTCGCGTGCGCACAGGCCTGCACCGAGTGCGCCCGGACCTGCGCCCTGCGTGCGAGCCTCGTCGATCCGGACGCGGCCGAGGACCAGGACATCGTGCGACGCAAGGGCATCCTGTGCGCAGAGGTGTGCGACGCGACCTGCCGTGTGCTGTCGGAACAGGGCCGTATGGACGAAGGGGCCGAGGCCGCCATCCGCGTCCAGCTGGAGTGGACCCGGACCGTGTGCCTGGAGTGCGCCCACGTCTTCGACCGGCACCCGGGCGCCGAGGACGCCGCGAAGGCCTGCCGCGACTGCGCACGGGCCTGCACGGACTTCATGAGCACACTCGACTGA
- a CDS encoding acyl-CoA dehydrogenase family protein: MHLEYSPEQQRLRTELRDYFAKLVPDLAQTRFTDPAAQKRYYRRTIRRLGTDGWLGVGWPKEYGGRGLTAMEQFIFFDEAAQAGVPLPLMALNTVGPTIMQYGTDEQKAYFLPKILSGELDFAIGYSEPDAGTDLAALRTRAVRDGDEYVVNGQKIWTTNGDTADWVWLAVRTDPDAPHKGITMLLVPTTDPGYSCTLINTLASHDTTASYYENIRVPVSRRVGAENQGWRLITNQLNHERVTLAAHGTMAIRALHDVQRWVTETKLADGRRVVDLPWVRRRLAQTHAKLDALKLLNWKMVSAVQDGTLTPQDASAVKVYGSEARRDAYAWLMEIVAAPGALKEGSAGSVLHGELERGYRSAVIFTFGGGNNEIQREIISWIGLGMPRVRR; encoded by the coding sequence GTGCATCTCGAATACTCGCCCGAGCAGCAGCGGCTGCGCACCGAACTGCGTGACTACTTCGCCAAGTTGGTGCCGGACCTCGCGCAGACCCGCTTCACCGACCCGGCCGCCCAGAAGCGCTACTACCGCAGGACGATCCGGCGGCTCGGCACGGACGGCTGGCTCGGCGTGGGCTGGCCCAAGGAGTACGGCGGCCGCGGCCTGACCGCGATGGAGCAGTTCATCTTCTTCGACGAGGCGGCCCAGGCGGGCGTACCGCTGCCGCTGATGGCCCTCAACACCGTCGGCCCGACGATCATGCAGTACGGCACGGACGAGCAGAAGGCGTACTTCCTGCCGAAGATCCTCTCCGGCGAGCTCGACTTCGCGATCGGCTACAGCGAGCCCGACGCGGGCACGGACCTGGCGGCCCTGCGGACACGCGCCGTGCGCGACGGCGACGAGTACGTCGTCAACGGCCAGAAGATCTGGACGACCAACGGCGACACGGCCGACTGGGTCTGGCTGGCCGTCCGCACCGACCCGGACGCGCCGCACAAGGGCATCACCATGCTGCTCGTCCCGACCACCGACCCCGGCTACTCCTGCACCCTCATCAACACCCTCGCCTCGCACGACACCACCGCCAGCTACTACGAGAACATCCGTGTCCCGGTCTCCCGCCGCGTCGGCGCCGAGAACCAGGGCTGGCGCCTGATCACCAACCAGCTCAACCACGAGCGCGTCACTCTGGCCGCCCACGGCACCATGGCCATCCGCGCCCTGCACGACGTCCAGCGCTGGGTTACTGAGACCAAGCTCGCCGACGGCCGCCGGGTGGTCGACCTCCCCTGGGTGCGCCGCCGCCTCGCCCAGACCCACGCCAAGCTCGACGCCCTCAAGCTCCTGAACTGGAAGATGGTGAGCGCCGTACAGGACGGCACGCTCACCCCGCAGGACGCCTCCGCCGTGAAGGTCTACGGCTCCGAGGCGCGCCGGGACGCGTACGCCTGGCTGATGGAGATCGTCGCCGCACCCGGTGCGCTGAAGGAGGGCTCGGCGGGATCCGTGCTCCACGGTGAGCTGGAGCGCGGCTACCGCTCGGCCGTCATCTTCACCTTCGGCGGCGGCAACAACGAGATCCAGCGGGAGATCATCTCGTGGATCGGGCTGGGGATGCCGAGGGTGCGGCGTTAG